One window from the genome of Eublepharis macularius isolate TG4126 chromosome 15, MPM_Emac_v1.0, whole genome shotgun sequence encodes:
- the LOC129343674 gene encoding bone morphogenetic protein 4-like gives MVSGNLPVLAILLMPLVLWGSEDPQLATAPGIGKADPKQVPIQSLQAILLRRLGLQRRPQPKPGLPVPQYLLDLYHFCLGKVLASFSDLERPFLEERARTANTVRAFHHVENLDPVPEIAGSSFYFLFNLTLLPEEEELTALELRLYHSQKERGGFHISIYHAMDPPSVSKNRSGLLVRKFLAFTQPKWESFEVTAAFKRSKEQKSHHIGILVEVEHSNSSHELWHQAPLRARRSPGEEAAQWALERPLLVTYSHDRKGQPLTHGKRPSKSQPNRLTQRGGRRTLKTPASRSKRKSLKPKTKASVRCRRHRLFVDFKEVGWNDWIVAPSGYHAFYCSGECRFPLADHMNTSSHAVVQTMLNSMNSRVPRACCIPTDLSPIAMLYLDQYDMVVLKTYQDMVVEGCGCR, from the exons ATGGTTTCTGGTAACCTGCCTGTTCTGGCAATTCTGCTGATGCCCCTTGTCCTCTGGGGCTCTGAAGACCCCCAGCTGGCCACAGCTCCAGGGATTGGCAAGGCTGACCCGAAGCAGGTTCCTATTCAGTCCCTCCAAGCCATCCTGTTAAGACGCTTGGGCTTACAAAGGCGGCCCCAGCCCAAGCCAGGACTTCCAGTCCCCCAATACCTCCTGGATCTGTATCACTTCTGCTTGGGAAAGGTTCTCGCCTCTTTCTCGGATTTGGAGCGGCCCTTCCTAGAGGAACGAGCAAGAACAGCTAACACCGTGCGTGCATTCCACCATGTCG AGAATTTGGACCCCGTCCCTGAAATAGCAGGAAGTTCATTCTACTTCCTGTTCAACCTTACAttgcttcctgaagaggaggaGCTAACGGCCCTGGAGTTGCGTCTCTACCATTCTCAAAAAGAGAGGGGGGGTTTCCACATAAGCATCTACCACGCGATGGATCCCCCATCCGTTTCCAAGAACAGGAGCGGACTCCTCGTCCGCAAATTCTTGGCATTCACCCAGCCCAAGTGGGAGAGTTTTGAAGTCACTGCTGCTTTCAAGAGGTCAAAGGAACAGAAGAGCCACCACATTGGGATTCTCGTGGAGGTGGAGCACTCAAACAGCAGCCACGAGCTTTGGCATCAAGCCCCGCTTCGAGCGAGGCGGTCTCCTGGAGAGGAGGCAGCACAGTGGGCCCTAGAGAGGCCTTTGCTGGTCACCTACAGCCACGACAGGAAAGGGCAGCCTTTGACTCATGGAAAAAGGCCAAGCAAAAGCCAGCCTAACAGACTAACCCAAAGAGGAGGCAGGAGaaccttgaaaactccagcctCCAGGAGCAAGCGCAAGAGCCTGAAGCCAAAGACTAAAGCCAGTGTGCGATGCAGGCGGCACCGCCTTTTTGTAGATTTCAAAGAGGTTGGGTGGAACGACTGGATCGTGGCCCCCAGTGGCTACCATGCCTTCTACTGCTCCGGGGAATGCCGATTTCCACTGGCCGACCACATGAACACCTCTAGTCACGCTGTGGTGCAGACCATGTTGAACTCGATGAATTCCCGAGTGCCCAGAGCGTGTTGCATTCCAACAGATCTCAGCCCTATCGCTATGCTCTATCTGGATCAATATGACATGGTGGTCCTAAAGACCTACCAGGACATGGTGGTAGAAGGCTGTGGGTGCCGTTAG
- the GEMIN7 gene encoding gem-associated protein 7 isoform X2, producing MFLRACAMKVPVAVVRLPRGPDGTSRGFDPNSPRFQALGPSSLSSLVTPNTAELEEEQQGRVLLRERYLRSLLAMARQPVSFAMYEKVNVTALFGASDIDILNFQVSELQTPLGVQREALLRCSDIIAYSFEL from the exons ATGTTTTTGAGA GCTTGTGCAATGAAGGTGCCAGTTGCTGTTGTTCGCCTGCCCCGAGGGCCAGATGGGACAAGCCGTGGCTTCGATCCCAACTCTCCTCGCTTCCAGGCCTTGGGGCCCAGCAGCCTTTCCTCCTTGGTCACCCCAAATACAGCCGAGCTGGAGGAAGAGCAGCAAGGGCGGGTGCTGCTGCGAGAACGCTACCTGCGCAGCCTACTGGCCATGGCCAGGCAGCCTGTCAGCTTCGCTATGTATGAGAAGGTCAACGTCACGGCGTTGTTCGGAGCATCCGACATTGACATCCTGAATTTCCAAGTATCTGAACTGCAGACTCCATTGGGGGTACAGAGAGAAGCCCTTCTCCGCTGTTCAGATATCATTGCCTATTCCTTTGAACTTTAA
- the GEMIN7 gene encoding gem-associated protein 7 isoform X3: MKVPVAVVRLPRGPDGTSRGFDPNSPRFQALGPSSLSSLVTPNTAELEEEQQGRVLLRERYLRSLLAMARQPVSFAMYEKVNVTALFGASDIDILNFQVSELQTPLGVQREALLRCSDIIAYSFEL, from the coding sequence ATGAAGGTGCCAGTTGCTGTTGTTCGCCTGCCCCGAGGGCCAGATGGGACAAGCCGTGGCTTCGATCCCAACTCTCCTCGCTTCCAGGCCTTGGGGCCCAGCAGCCTTTCCTCCTTGGTCACCCCAAATACAGCCGAGCTGGAGGAAGAGCAGCAAGGGCGGGTGCTGCTGCGAGAACGCTACCTGCGCAGCCTACTGGCCATGGCCAGGCAGCCTGTCAGCTTCGCTATGTATGAGAAGGTCAACGTCACGGCGTTGTTCGGAGCATCCGACATTGACATCCTGAATTTCCAAGTATCTGAACTGCAGACTCCATTGGGGGTACAGAGAGAAGCCCTTCTCCGCTGTTCAGATATCATTGCCTATTCCTTTGAACTTTAA
- the GEMIN7 gene encoding gem-associated protein 7 isoform X1, which produces MEILSPPKSSNGHMACAMKVPVAVVRLPRGPDGTSRGFDPNSPRFQALGPSSLSSLVTPNTAELEEEQQGRVLLRERYLRSLLAMARQPVSFAMYEKVNVTALFGASDIDILNFQVSELQTPLGVQREALLRCSDIIAYSFEL; this is translated from the exons ATGGAAATACTGTCTCCACCCAAGTCTTCTAATGGGCACATG GCTTGTGCAATGAAGGTGCCAGTTGCTGTTGTTCGCCTGCCCCGAGGGCCAGATGGGACAAGCCGTGGCTTCGATCCCAACTCTCCTCGCTTCCAGGCCTTGGGGCCCAGCAGCCTTTCCTCCTTGGTCACCCCAAATACAGCCGAGCTGGAGGAAGAGCAGCAAGGGCGGGTGCTGCTGCGAGAACGCTACCTGCGCAGCCTACTGGCCATGGCCAGGCAGCCTGTCAGCTTCGCTATGTATGAGAAGGTCAACGTCACGGCGTTGTTCGGAGCATCCGACATTGACATCCTGAATTTCCAAGTATCTGAACTGCAGACTCCATTGGGGGTACAGAGAGAAGCCCTTCTCCGCTGTTCAGATATCATTGCCTATTCCTTTGAACTTTAA